The proteins below are encoded in one region of Bremerella sp. P1:
- a CDS encoding efflux RND transporter permease subunit produces the protein MSRFFIYRPIFATVISIVIVLAGAVAQTTLPVAKFPQITPPTVQVTAFYPGANPRVIAETVAAPIEQEVNGVEDMLYMSSSCADDGSYTLNVTFETGTDMDMATVLVQNRVAIANSKLPEDVRRQGVTTKKQSTQIVQFITITSENPSHDSLYLSNYATINLRDQLGRIKGVGSLSIFGAADYSMRVWLDPTKLDARNLTTADVLASIREQNVQVAAGRVGEPPTSDNTAFQMVINTKGRLEEASEFGDLIIKTGGQGSGITRLRDVATVELGAKTYNYQATTNGTPCTAISVYQLPGANALELSANIKAKMDEMAVNFPEGVTYAIPFDTTRFVEASIAEVYSTLFVAVLLVVLVIFIFLQDWRATLVPTAAIPVALIGTFAVMAGLGFSINMLTLFGVVLAIGIVVDDAIVVVENSTRHIDSGLSSKEAAVKAMDEITGPVIATTLVLLAVFVPTAFMGGIVGQMYRQFALTISAAVAISTINALSLSPALCGLLLRPSEETKRRGEFIPRTVIALLLAIFACWLAYRFLAGMGMTSWAVAIGAPIVAALGGWFCAAFLNGLLRGFFNAFNYVFDHTTSGYKGIIGALVRRIAVAVILFFVLLGLTGYGLQSIPTGFVPLEDQGYAFANIQLPDAASLARTEEVLKEIDTIVSETPGVADWVSISGYSILSGTVGSNSGLVAIVFEPWEDRQTQELSQEGILGNLQKRLSELKKANVVVFPPPPIDGLGNASGFQMQVQDVGGAGMTTLQNIADEIVRDGNAQSGLTRVNTTFRADVPQLYADIDRTKVKNLGIPLNSVFETMQTFMGSAYVNDFNRFGRTWQVRVQADQNFRIKPEDLLRLKVRNDKGEMIPLGTFTTVKRTVGPQVIQRYNLYPSAQINGEPAPGYSSGEAINLMEQMAANKFPRSISYEWTGMSYQEKLLSDSKSLTENPTFILMLSIFLVFLVLAAQYESWTSPLAVISVVPLAALGVVIALLSRGADNNVYTQIGLVLLVALASKNAILIVEFAAEQRRDGKGLFESAVEAASLRFRAILMTAFSSILGFLPLLIASGAGAASRQAVGNAVVGGMVAATIFSLGFVPSFFVIFRGLGERLAGSKEEDTSTPPAAEV, from the coding sequence ATGTCTCGTTTCTTCATCTATCGTCCGATCTTCGCAACCGTCATTTCGATCGTGATCGTACTGGCCGGTGCTGTGGCGCAAACGACGCTTCCGGTTGCCAAGTTTCCCCAAATCACACCACCCACCGTTCAAGTCACCGCCTTTTATCCGGGTGCGAATCCACGGGTGATTGCTGAAACGGTTGCGGCCCCGATCGAACAAGAGGTCAATGGTGTGGAAGACATGTTGTACATGTCTTCCAGTTGTGCGGATGACGGCTCCTACACGCTGAACGTAACGTTTGAAACCGGCACCGACATGGACATGGCGACGGTGTTGGTGCAAAACCGCGTTGCCATCGCCAATTCCAAGTTGCCTGAAGACGTCAGGCGTCAAGGGGTCACCACCAAGAAGCAGTCTACGCAAATCGTGCAGTTCATCACGATCACTTCCGAAAACCCCTCGCATGACAGCCTGTACCTGAGTAACTATGCAACGATCAATCTTCGAGACCAGTTAGGCCGAATCAAAGGCGTTGGCTCGCTCAGCATCTTTGGTGCGGCCGACTACAGCATGCGTGTCTGGCTGGATCCAACGAAGTTGGACGCCAGAAATCTGACAACCGCGGATGTCCTGGCTTCCATTCGAGAACAGAATGTTCAAGTGGCCGCTGGTCGCGTTGGTGAGCCGCCCACCTCGGACAATACGGCCTTTCAAATGGTGATCAATACTAAGGGTCGCTTAGAGGAAGCTTCGGAGTTTGGGGATCTAATCATCAAAACCGGCGGTCAAGGGTCAGGGATTACCCGGCTCCGAGATGTCGCGACGGTGGAACTTGGTGCGAAGACCTACAACTACCAGGCAACCACGAACGGTACCCCATGTACGGCCATCTCAGTGTATCAACTGCCAGGAGCGAATGCGTTAGAGCTTTCCGCGAATATCAAAGCCAAGATGGACGAAATGGCTGTCAATTTCCCGGAAGGCGTGACGTACGCGATTCCCTTCGACACCACACGATTTGTGGAAGCCTCGATTGCCGAAGTGTACTCCACGCTATTTGTTGCCGTGCTTCTAGTCGTGCTGGTGATCTTTATTTTCCTCCAGGATTGGCGAGCTACCCTGGTCCCCACCGCCGCCATTCCCGTGGCTTTGATCGGTACGTTTGCGGTGATGGCAGGCCTAGGTTTCTCGATCAACATGCTCACGCTGTTCGGCGTGGTTCTGGCGATTGGGATCGTGGTGGACGATGCGATTGTCGTCGTCGAAAACTCTACCCGACACATCGATAGTGGACTTTCATCGAAAGAGGCAGCGGTCAAAGCGATGGATGAAATCACCGGCCCTGTGATTGCCACCACGTTGGTGCTATTGGCCGTGTTTGTTCCAACAGCATTCATGGGTGGAATCGTCGGACAGATGTACCGGCAATTTGCCCTAACCATCTCAGCCGCGGTGGCCATCAGTACGATCAACGCCCTTTCCTTGAGTCCAGCGCTGTGCGGGCTACTCCTTCGACCAAGTGAAGAAACAAAGCGACGCGGCGAGTTTATACCTCGTACCGTGATTGCCCTTCTCCTGGCAATTTTTGCCTGCTGGTTGGCCTATCGCTTCCTAGCGGGGATGGGCATGACCTCCTGGGCTGTTGCCATTGGTGCCCCAATCGTTGCGGCACTTGGCGGCTGGTTTTGTGCCGCGTTTCTCAACGGATTGCTGCGAGGATTCTTTAACGCATTTAATTATGTCTTCGATCATACGACTAGCGGTTACAAAGGAATCATCGGAGCCTTGGTGCGAAGAATTGCGGTCGCTGTGATTCTCTTTTTCGTACTGCTGGGACTCACCGGGTATGGACTTCAGTCGATCCCAACCGGATTCGTGCCACTGGAAGATCAAGGCTACGCATTCGCCAACATTCAACTTCCCGATGCCGCCTCGCTTGCGCGAACCGAGGAAGTTCTGAAAGAGATTGATACCATTGTCAGTGAAACGCCCGGCGTCGCAGACTGGGTCTCCATTTCGGGGTACTCGATTCTAAGCGGGACCGTCGGGTCCAATAGCGGGCTCGTGGCGATCGTATTCGAGCCCTGGGAAGATCGTCAAACGCAAGAACTAAGCCAGGAAGGCATCCTGGGGAATCTTCAAAAGCGCCTTTCTGAACTGAAGAAAGCCAACGTGGTAGTCTTTCCTCCACCTCCGATTGACGGTCTGGGAAATGCCAGTGGTTTTCAGATGCAAGTTCAAGACGTGGGCGGCGCAGGCATGACGACCTTGCAAAACATCGCCGACGAAATTGTTCGCGACGGGAATGCCCAGTCAGGCCTCACTCGCGTGAATACAACCTTCCGCGCTGATGTTCCACAGCTCTATGCCGACATCGACCGAACAAAGGTCAAGAACCTAGGTATCCCCTTGAACTCTGTCTTCGAGACCATGCAGACCTTTATGGGTTCGGCATATGTGAACGACTTCAACAGGTTTGGCCGTACCTGGCAAGTCCGTGTCCAAGCGGATCAAAATTTTCGAATCAAACCCGAAGACCTCCTGCGTCTGAAAGTCCGAAATGATAAAGGCGAAATGATTCCGCTGGGAACCTTCACGACGGTCAAGCGAACGGTGGGCCCCCAGGTGATCCAACGTTATAACCTCTATCCGTCCGCTCAAATCAATGGCGAACCAGCACCCGGTTACAGCTCTGGCGAAGCGATCAACTTGATGGAGCAGATGGCTGCCAACAAGTTCCCCCGATCCATTTCGTATGAATGGACAGGCATGTCCTACCAGGAAAAGCTCTTGAGCGACTCGAAATCCCTTACCGAGAATCCGACGTTCATCCTGATGCTTTCGATCTTTTTGGTATTCTTGGTCCTTGCGGCGCAGTATGAAAGCTGGACAAGCCCACTGGCCGTTATCTCGGTCGTGCCCCTGGCGGCACTTGGGGTCGTGATCGCTCTTCTGTCGCGGGGGGCTGACAACAACGTCTATACGCAGATCGGCTTGGTGCTACTGGTGGCCTTGGCAAGTAAGAATGCGATTCTTATTGTCGAGTTCGCTGCCGAGCAGCGGCGTGATGGAAAAGGCCTGTTCGAATCGGCTGTGGAAGCAGCGAGCCTTCGTTTCCGGGCGATTCTCATGACGGCCTTCTCGTCGATCCTGGGCTTTTTGCCTCTGTTGATCGCATCGGGAGCCGGGGCAGCAAGTCGACAAGCCGTGGGTAATGCGGTCGTCGGAGGTATGGTCGCGGCTACGATCTTCTCACTTGGCTTTGTGCCATCCTTCTTCGTCATCTTCCGTGGACTGGGCGAACGCCTGGCAGGCTCGAAAGAAGAAGACACATCGACTCCGCCTGCTGCGGAGGTTTGA
- a CDS encoding efflux RND transporter periplasmic adaptor subunit has product MTIYMEETGTTEAVERVEINARVEGIIEEVLFEPNDEVEEYQVLFKLERRRYVAARDSASAELEAKKVERAKAEIEYNRQKELFDKKATPETNLVAAKAEWDGSEAAVLAAEARLDDAQLDLDYTEVRSPIKGQVGKALVKRGNLVTGQPSTHLTTVISYDEIYANFSISERAYLEFLDKEDRKERKDHGDEVPLYLARATDTTFPFVGSFNFADLAVDESTGTFAVRGIFPNPDLKIVPGLYVRVRAPIEQKKDALLVPESATGFDQAGSYLLVVDKENVVQRRDITLGNKFGPMVVVTKGLNPDDRIVVEGVQRSRPGAIVAPKDVPLTMDESLLNPIDTQPTEDAEESTAPEETPPKPETADPAEAQPSS; this is encoded by the coding sequence GTGACGATCTATATGGAGGAAACGGGTACCACCGAAGCAGTCGAACGTGTCGAGATCAATGCCCGCGTGGAAGGGATTATTGAAGAAGTCTTGTTCGAGCCAAACGACGAGGTGGAAGAGTACCAGGTTCTTTTCAAATTGGAACGCCGACGTTATGTGGCCGCCCGAGATTCGGCCAGTGCTGAGCTTGAAGCCAAGAAGGTCGAACGTGCGAAAGCCGAGATCGAGTACAATCGCCAAAAAGAGTTGTTCGACAAGAAGGCAACACCTGAAACCAACTTGGTTGCGGCGAAAGCGGAGTGGGACGGCTCTGAGGCAGCCGTTTTAGCTGCCGAGGCGCGACTCGACGATGCTCAGTTGGACCTGGACTACACAGAAGTCCGCTCCCCCATCAAGGGACAAGTCGGCAAGGCACTGGTCAAGCGGGGAAATCTCGTGACGGGCCAGCCATCTACCCATCTTACGACAGTCATCTCGTACGACGAGATCTACGCGAACTTTTCGATTAGCGAACGTGCCTACCTGGAGTTCCTGGATAAAGAAGATCGTAAAGAACGAAAGGACCATGGAGACGAAGTTCCTCTGTATCTTGCTCGAGCAACCGACACGACGTTTCCATTTGTAGGCAGTTTTAACTTTGCCGATCTGGCCGTCGATGAGAGCACCGGTACATTTGCCGTGCGTGGGATTTTCCCTAACCCGGATCTCAAAATTGTTCCAGGTTTGTATGTCCGAGTTCGTGCTCCCATCGAGCAAAAGAAAGACGCTTTACTCGTTCCTGAAAGTGCAACGGGATTTGATCAGGCAGGCTCCTATCTGCTAGTCGTCGATAAAGAAAACGTTGTCCAGCGCCGCGACATCACGCTGGGAAACAAGTTCGGCCCAATGGTTGTCGTCACCAAGGGGCTAAATCCTGACGATCGAATTGTCGTTGAAGGTGTCCAGCGATCGCGACCAGGAGCGATTGTTGCTCCCAAAGATGTACCGCTAACAATGGATGAATCGCTGTTGAATCCAATCGATACTCAGCCTACCGAGGATGCTGAAGAGTCCACTGCGCCGGAAGAGACTCCGCCCAAGCCGGAAACGGCTGATCCAGCGGAAGCCCAACCCTCGTCCTAA
- a CDS encoding chemotaxis protein CheW produces the protein MPFDDPALLAEFVTESREHLADVEGQLLEIEANGANIDVDLVNKVFRAIHSIKGAAGFMGLVRVNELAHALENVLGKMRTEELTPNSQIVDVMLKAADALSGLINDIENSNSVDVSAHITLLNEIFEGSENSSPATPSPADQPAEEVEPEPVAVAPTFAAKSTPAEEQSDAKEAAVAQRAPASPQVESSIRVQVGVLDRLMNLAGELVLGRNQLLQTVNNADGTSMQAVAARLDQVTSELQEAIMQTRMQPIGNVFNKFPRVVRDLSAKLGKQCNVVMEGGEVEVDKTIIEAIGDPLTHMVRNSVDHGIEMPEQRMASQKEPTGTVTLRAYHQAGKVRIDICDDGGGIDTKRLKGKAVDKGIISKERADQMSDRDAVWLIFHPGFSTAEKISDVSGRGVGMDVVRTNIEKIGGSVDIESTLGQGTSVQITLPLTLAIIPSMLIRSCNRRFAIPQVNIVELVRVRASESSQRISKVKGARVLRLRGSLLPLVDLDQALSFDHASEANDKEGARQIVVVESGQFRYGLIVDEIDDSEEIVVKPLGRHLKSCGCLAGATILGDGHVAPILDVSGIAAKTDLRTHEQENSNENHFDDASQSSERQSLLMFTNDPDERFAVPMSLISRIERIRTEQIDMVGGQELLQYRGTSLPLLTIEHHIQAKTRPEMDFIHVVVFQIHGREVGLIAAELNDIREVAAEIDGNTFREPGIAGSIVVDEKTIRIVDLYELAFSAHPKWFEDKPKVAVNDESSFQILLAEDSSFFRKQAKEYLESEGFDIVEAEDGAQAWELLKSGEHQIDLVITDIEMPFMNGFELTRTIKADPDTCHLPVIALTSLASDEDQRRGVEAGVNDYQIKMDRERVMSAVWRLLSPKKTNRKGSHIKSEVLEGCLS, from the coding sequence ATGCCGTTCGATGACCCTGCACTTTTAGCTGAGTTTGTAACCGAGTCGCGAGAACATCTCGCCGATGTCGAGGGGCAGTTGCTCGAGATCGAAGCCAATGGGGCCAATATTGATGTTGACCTGGTCAACAAGGTCTTCCGGGCCATTCATTCGATCAAAGGTGCTGCTGGGTTTATGGGGCTCGTCCGAGTGAACGAGTTAGCCCATGCACTGGAAAACGTCCTTGGCAAGATGCGAACTGAGGAATTGACTCCCAATTCGCAGATTGTTGACGTTATGTTGAAAGCGGCCGATGCATTGTCTGGCCTGATCAACGACATCGAGAACTCGAATAGTGTTGACGTCTCAGCTCATATCACGTTGCTAAATGAGATCTTCGAGGGATCAGAGAATTCCTCGCCCGCCACGCCTTCCCCGGCTGACCAACCGGCTGAAGAAGTTGAGCCAGAACCGGTGGCCGTCGCTCCGACTTTCGCTGCAAAGAGCACGCCTGCCGAAGAGCAGTCGGATGCCAAGGAAGCAGCCGTCGCTCAGCGTGCACCGGCATCGCCTCAAGTCGAATCGAGCATTCGTGTACAGGTCGGCGTTCTGGATCGCTTGATGAACCTGGCTGGTGAACTGGTGTTGGGCCGAAACCAGCTTCTGCAAACCGTGAACAATGCTGACGGAACAAGCATGCAAGCGGTTGCCGCTCGCCTGGATCAAGTGACCAGCGAGTTGCAGGAAGCCATCATGCAGACGCGTATGCAGCCCATCGGCAATGTCTTCAACAAGTTTCCGCGAGTCGTTCGCGATCTGTCGGCCAAGCTGGGCAAGCAGTGTAACGTCGTCATGGAAGGTGGCGAGGTCGAAGTCGATAAGACCATTATCGAAGCCATTGGCGATCCATTGACGCACATGGTTCGCAACTCGGTCGATCACGGCATCGAGATGCCTGAACAGCGGATGGCCAGTCAGAAAGAGCCAACTGGTACGGTTACGCTCCGAGCCTATCATCAGGCCGGTAAGGTCCGCATCGACATCTGCGACGATGGCGGCGGTATCGATACCAAGCGACTTAAAGGCAAAGCAGTCGACAAAGGGATTATCTCGAAGGAACGTGCTGACCAGATGTCGGATCGTGATGCCGTGTGGCTCATCTTCCATCCTGGTTTCTCGACCGCCGAGAAAATCAGCGATGTGAGCGGCCGTGGCGTGGGAATGGATGTGGTTCGTACCAACATCGAAAAGATCGGTGGTTCAGTCGACATCGAATCGACGCTCGGTCAAGGCACATCTGTTCAGATCACGTTGCCGCTGACTCTGGCCATCATTCCTTCGATGCTGATTCGCAGCTGCAATCGCCGCTTCGCGATTCCGCAAGTCAACATTGTCGAACTGGTCCGCGTCCGAGCAAGCGAATCTTCGCAGCGTATCAGCAAGGTTAAGGGTGCCCGCGTCTTACGATTGCGGGGATCGTTGTTGCCGCTGGTCGATCTCGATCAGGCGTTGAGCTTTGATCACGCCAGCGAAGCGAATGACAAAGAGGGAGCACGTCAAATCGTTGTCGTCGAGAGTGGTCAATTCCGATACGGATTGATCGTCGATGAGATTGACGACTCGGAAGAAATCGTCGTCAAGCCGCTGGGGCGTCATCTCAAGTCGTGCGGTTGCCTGGCAGGTGCGACGATTCTCGGAGACGGTCATGTCGCTCCAATTCTCGATGTCTCGGGAATTGCCGCCAAGACCGACCTGCGAACCCACGAGCAGGAAAACAGCAACGAAAACCACTTCGATGATGCATCGCAATCGAGCGAACGTCAGTCGCTGCTCATGTTCACGAACGATCCGGACGAACGGTTCGCTGTTCCGATGAGCCTGATCTCGCGTATTGAACGTATTCGTACCGAGCAAATCGACATGGTTGGTGGACAGGAACTCCTGCAATACCGAGGAACATCCTTACCGCTGTTGACCATTGAACACCATATTCAGGCCAAGACACGACCTGAGATGGATTTCATCCACGTCGTCGTGTTCCAAATTCACGGTCGTGAAGTCGGGTTGATTGCCGCAGAGCTGAACGACATTCGAGAAGTGGCTGCCGAGATCGACGGAAATACCTTCCGAGAACCTGGCATCGCCGGATCGATTGTGGTCGATGAGAAGACGATTCGGATCGTCGACCTTTACGAACTGGCCTTCTCGGCCCATCCGAAGTGGTTCGAGGACAAGCCAAAGGTCGCCGTGAATGACGAATCGTCGTTCCAGATCCTGCTGGCCGAAGACTCCTCCTTCTTCCGCAAACAGGCCAAAGAATACCTGGAAAGCGAAGGCTTTGACATTGTCGAAGCGGAAGATGGTGCCCAGGCCTGGGAGCTTCTCAAGTCAGGTGAACATCAGATCGATCTGGTCATTACCGATATCGAAATGCCATTCATGAATGGCTTCGAGCTGACCAGAACGATTAAGGCGGATCCGGATACTTGTCATCTGCCTGTCATCGCGTTGACCTCGTTGGCCAGCGATGAAGACCAACGCCGCGGTGTGGAAGCAGGCGTTAACGATTACCAAATCAAAATGGATCGCGAACGTGTCATGTCGGCTGTCTGGCGATTGCTCAGCCCGAAAAAGACCAATCGCAAAGGTTCGCATATCAAGTCTGAAGTGCTGGAAGGATGTTTGTCATGA
- a CDS encoding chemotaxis protein CheW — MSAATLTKSTAMELQFATFYVGELLLALPIDYVQEINRNLELTEVPHAPEHVRGVINLRGDVATVIDLRRILGFSLAEVTPQSRNLIVRSGDESIGLWVDRIADIISITSDSITPAPANISGADGRFFKGVYRNDSEIVVILDVQEVLDVE; from the coding sequence ATGAGTGCCGCCACCCTAACCAAGTCCACCGCGATGGAACTTCAATTTGCCACGTTCTACGTCGGTGAGCTGCTTCTGGCTCTGCCCATCGACTACGTGCAAGAGATCAACCGCAATCTCGAGCTGACGGAAGTTCCGCACGCTCCTGAGCATGTCCGTGGTGTGATCAATCTGCGAGGCGATGTCGCGACGGTCATTGACCTGCGACGAATCCTGGGATTCAGCCTGGCGGAAGTCACGCCACAAAGTCGGAACCTGATCGTTCGATCGGGTGATGAATCGATCGGCCTCTGGGTCGATCGAATCGCCGACATCATTTCCATCACCAGCGACAGTATCACCCCAGCCCCTGCCAATATCTCGGGTGCTGATGGTCGCTTTTTCAAAGGCGTTTACCGAAATGATTCGGAGATCGTCGTGATCCTTGATGTCCAAGAAGTCCTGGATGTGGAATAG
- a CDS encoding methyl-accepting chemotaxis protein has product MKNVLQMKMTGKLIVACLVFGILPLLAVGVVMWQSANKAVEVAAQDYRTTAENIADTIDRNLFERYGDVQAFGLNQVVQDRDSWYKQGTDNPIVTAMDKYVDTYDIYYLTMLVDLDGKLIAVNSRDHDGVAVDTNELYEKNFSDKSWFQDVLAKNFYEDETGACSGTVVEHLYVDDKVKKCYGNEGYSLGFSAPVYDADGNVIAVWKNVAKFSLVEEIVWDAYNKLKQRGLATAEITLLDEKGNVIVDCDPATTGTEEIVRDTNIIGKFNLAEKQVAAAQSVVAGESGFMTDSYHARKGIGQAAGYTPLRGALGFPGMKWNVLVRVSAAEAFAEAYRPLYAWGVTTAIASVVIAFMAFLIARTFTKPLHKTIAMLQDVAEGDGDLTKRLDESRSDEIGEVAHWFNLFIGQIQDMVAEIASNSNILSEGSTRLVTTATQLSSGAESSKHRSASVSSAAEEMSINMKNMASSTTQMSGGINSVVAAIDEMTTTISEIAKHAETSAGVADKATRIAEDSNNKICHLGTAADEIGRVIEVIEDIAEQTNLLALNATIEAARAGEAGKGFAVVATEVKELAKQTSTATDDIRKRIQHIQSSTQDAVSSISEISEVVNSVNELARTIASAVEEQSITTRQISQDMSETASAAEVVARGVDESATASGEITQNICEVDRVLSETVQGAGLSQQSGEELARLAENLRSVVSRFRIGDSSTATKAKEDHPVMGA; this is encoded by the coding sequence GTGAAGAACGTATTGCAAATGAAGATGACTGGCAAGCTAATAGTAGCTTGTCTTGTATTCGGTATCCTCCCGCTTCTGGCCGTTGGTGTCGTTATGTGGCAATCGGCCAACAAGGCCGTCGAGGTTGCTGCTCAAGACTATCGTACGACCGCTGAAAATATCGCGGATACCATCGATCGTAATCTCTTCGAACGCTACGGAGATGTTCAGGCATTCGGTTTGAACCAAGTCGTTCAAGATCGCGATTCGTGGTACAAGCAGGGCACGGACAATCCGATCGTGACTGCCATGGATAAGTACGTCGATACGTACGATATCTACTATTTGACAATGCTGGTCGACTTGGATGGCAAGCTGATTGCCGTTAACAGTCGCGATCACGACGGCGTCGCAGTTGACACAAACGAACTGTACGAGAAGAACTTCTCGGATAAGTCGTGGTTTCAGGACGTGCTTGCCAAGAACTTCTACGAAGATGAAACGGGAGCTTGCTCCGGTACCGTCGTCGAGCACCTCTATGTCGATGACAAGGTCAAGAAGTGTTATGGCAACGAAGGCTACTCACTTGGCTTTTCCGCTCCGGTATACGATGCCGACGGCAATGTGATTGCTGTCTGGAAGAACGTCGCCAAGTTCAGCCTGGTCGAAGAAATCGTCTGGGACGCTTACAACAAGCTGAAGCAACGTGGCTTGGCAACGGCCGAGATCACTTTGCTGGATGAAAAGGGAAATGTCATCGTCGATTGCGATCCTGCGACTACGGGAACGGAAGAGATCGTTCGCGATACCAATATCATCGGCAAGTTCAACCTTGCTGAGAAGCAAGTGGCTGCTGCTCAAAGTGTTGTGGCAGGCGAAAGCGGTTTCATGACCGACTCGTATCACGCTCGCAAAGGGATCGGCCAGGCTGCCGGTTACACTCCGCTGCGTGGAGCCCTGGGCTTTCCCGGCATGAAGTGGAACGTCTTGGTTCGTGTTAGCGCGGCGGAAGCATTTGCCGAAGCTTACCGTCCCCTTTATGCCTGGGGAGTGACCACGGCGATCGCTTCGGTGGTCATCGCGTTCATGGCCTTCCTGATCGCACGTACGTTCACCAAGCCACTGCACAAAACGATCGCCATGTTGCAAGACGTTGCCGAGGGAGATGGCGACCTGACCAAGCGACTCGATGAATCTCGCAGCGACGAGATCGGCGAAGTCGCCCATTGGTTCAACTTGTTCATCGGCCAAATCCAGGACATGGTGGCGGAGATCGCTTCCAACTCGAACATTCTGTCCGAAGGTTCGACCCGGTTGGTCACGACCGCTACCCAGCTTTCGTCTGGGGCGGAGTCGTCGAAGCATCGTTCGGCCAGCGTTTCTTCCGCTGCCGAAGAGATGTCGATCAACATGAAGAATATGGCCAGCTCCACGACTCAGATGTCGGGCGGTATCAATTCGGTTGTTGCGGCAATCGACGAAATGACCACGACCATCTCGGAAATTGCCAAGCATGCCGAAACGAGTGCAGGTGTTGCCGACAAGGCCACTCGAATCGCCGAGGACAGCAACAACAAGATTTGCCATCTTGGTACAGCAGCCGATGAAATCGGTCGCGTGATCGAAGTCATTGAAGACATCGCCGAGCAGACCAACCTTCTGGCTCTCAACGCGACCATTGAAGCGGCTCGTGCCGGTGAAGCTGGCAAGGGGTTTGCCGTGGTCGCGACAGAAGTCAAAGAGTTGGCGAAGCAGACTTCGACGGCAACCGACGACATTCGCAAGCGAATCCAGCACATTCAAAGCTCGACGCAGGATGCCGTCAGTTCGATTTCCGAGATCAGCGAAGTCGTCAACAGTGTCAATGAACTGGCTCGCACGATTGCTTCGGCTGTCGAAGAGCAAAGTATCACGACCCGTCAAATCTCGCAGGACATGTCTGAAACGGCTTCGGCCGCGGAAGTGGTGGCCCGTGGTGTCGACGAATCGGCGACGGCCAGCGGTGAAATCACGCAGAATATCTGCGAGGTGGATCGCGTCCTGAGCGAGACCGTTCAAGGTGCAGGCCTGTCCCAGCAGTCCGGTGAAGAACTTGCTCGACTTGCCGAAAACCTGCGAAGTGTCGTTTCGCGTTTCAGAATTGGTGATTCCTCCACGGCGACGAAAGCCAAAGAAGATCACCCAGTCATGGGCGCTTAG
- a CDS encoding protein-glutamate methylesterase/protein-glutamine glutaminase, whose product MRVLIVDDSTIFRKVVRDTLSECPGVEVVAVASDGKSALDKIRHYQPDLVTLDVEMPVLNGIEVLRELQSLPSKPEVIMLSAMTDHGALATTQALRLGAFDFVLKPNQSKLEDSCAQLKKDLLPKVKVLQERLRKQLGATPAQEEDSVDFGSMTRPFEPGHTKVIGIGVSTGGPAALACVLPKLPASLPVPLLIVQHMPPKFTHSLAADLDRTSKIKVHEAESGQPILPGHAYIAPGGKQMKVTTENGQKEILITDDPSERSCKPSVDYLFRSMAHEYGREAMAIIMTGMGDDGTMGCRLLKRHGCMVVAQEEKSCVVFGMPRQVIAAGLADKVTPLNQMHEIIESAGVHGGSKCR is encoded by the coding sequence ATGCGTGTGTTGATTGTGGACGACTCGACCATCTTCAGGAAGGTCGTTCGAGACACGTTGTCAGAGTGCCCTGGAGTGGAGGTCGTTGCCGTTGCTTCAGACGGCAAGAGCGCGCTCGATAAGATTCGTCACTACCAACCGGACCTGGTGACCCTCGACGTCGAAATGCCCGTTCTTAACGGCATCGAAGTTCTACGTGAGCTGCAATCGCTACCGTCCAAGCCTGAAGTGATCATGCTGAGTGCCATGACCGATCATGGCGCGTTGGCGACCACGCAGGCACTTCGGCTGGGAGCATTTGACTTTGTCCTTAAGCCGAATCAGTCCAAGCTGGAAGACAGTTGTGCCCAGCTGAAGAAGGATCTGTTGCCTAAGGTTAAGGTCTTGCAAGAGCGACTGCGAAAGCAGTTGGGAGCGACCCCGGCTCAAGAAGAAGATTCGGTAGACTTCGGCTCGATGACGCGTCCCTTTGAACCGGGGCACACCAAGGTTATCGGAATCGGCGTCTCGACCGGCGGACCGGCGGCACTGGCATGTGTCTTGCCTAAGCTGCCTGCGTCTCTTCCTGTTCCGCTATTGATCGTTCAGCATATGCCCCCAAAGTTCACTCATTCGCTGGCGGCTGACCTCGATCGAACATCCAAGATTAAAGTCCATGAAGCAGAGAGTGGCCAACCCATTCTGCCTGGCCATGCCTATATCGCCCCAGGCGGCAAGCAGATGAAGGTCACGACTGAAAACGGACAAAAGGAGATTCTTATTACGGATGATCCCTCCGAGAGAAGTTGCAAGCCTTCGGTCGATTACTTGTTTCGCTCCATGGCCCACGAGTACGGCCGGGAAGCGATGGCAATCATCATGACCGGAATGGGGGATGATGGAACCATGGGATGCCGTCTGCTCAAACGGCACGGCTGCATGGTGGTCGCCCAGGAAGAAAAGAGCTGCGTTGTGTTTGGAATGCCACGGCAAGTGATCGCCGCCGGTCTGGCAGATAAAGTAACACCCCTGAATCAAATGCACGAGATCATCGAAAGTGCCGGGGTCCATGGAGGTAGCAAATGCCGGTAA